The Niastella koreensis GR20-10 genome includes a window with the following:
- a CDS encoding glycoside hydrolase family 10 protein, whose translation MFKKFTLLAAGYLMIVLVSACSSSKKATKAADTAQQPATQPTSQQSQPQASQTSSQPSQKSQFQTEFRAAWVATVSNINWPSKRGLSTEEQQREAIQLLDFLQAHNFNAVIFQVRPQADALYQSNLEPWSYFLTGKQGKAPEPFYDPLQFWIEAAHDRGLELHVWLNPYRAHSPAGGEVTSTSLVKKKPELVVKLKDGHWWFDPSRKGTQEHATAVVMDIVKRYDIDGVHFDDYFYPYPSYNGNADFPDSGSYKEYVDKGGQLSLGDWRRNSVNVFIENLYKSIKAEKPYVKFGLSPFGTWRPGYPSIVEGFDQYNQLYADARLWLNEGWVDYFTPQLYWKINSPTVSYPVLLGWWAGENKKDRHLWPGMNVGRDTTQANATEVMNQIMITRGMLPKSSGEVHWSISSLTKDSSLAKAIVEGPYKKQALVPATPWLDATPPDSPQVTSSIEGDSLKISWTHPNEPDVFHYVVYYQYAGKWNYTILNRHDRMFTLAKSKLTGVGVTAVDRVGNESQLVSLKF comes from the coding sequence ATGTTTAAAAAATTCACCCTATTGGCAGCCGGCTATCTGATGATAGTTCTGGTAAGTGCATGTTCATCATCAAAAAAAGCCACTAAAGCTGCTGATACCGCGCAACAACCGGCAACGCAACCGACATCCCAACAATCCCAGCCGCAGGCATCCCAAACATCATCCCAACCATCCCAAAAATCCCAGTTCCAGACTGAATTCCGGGCCGCCTGGGTAGCTACGGTGTCAAACATCAACTGGCCCAGTAAACGTGGATTAAGCACCGAAGAGCAACAACGGGAAGCCATTCAATTACTCGATTTTTTACAAGCACATAATTTCAATGCCGTGATCTTCCAGGTAAGGCCCCAGGCAGATGCTTTGTATCAAAGTAACCTGGAGCCCTGGTCGTATTTCCTTACCGGCAAACAAGGGAAAGCGCCGGAACCTTTTTACGATCCCCTGCAATTCTGGATAGAGGCGGCGCATGACCGTGGGCTGGAACTGCATGTTTGGTTGAATCCCTATCGCGCGCATTCCCCTGCCGGTGGTGAAGTAACCAGTACTTCGCTGGTGAAGAAGAAACCGGAGCTGGTGGTGAAGCTGAAAGACGGTCACTGGTGGTTCGATCCTTCCAGGAAAGGTACCCAGGAACATGCAACCGCAGTAGTAATGGACATTGTAAAACGCTATGATATAGATGGTGTGCATTTCGATGATTATTTTTATCCCTATCCTTCCTATAACGGCAATGCCGATTTCCCCGATAGCGGCAGTTATAAAGAATATGTTGACAAAGGCGGCCAGCTTAGCCTGGGCGACTGGCGCCGCAACAGCGTGAATGTTTTTATTGAGAATTTATATAAAAGCATCAAGGCCGAAAAGCCTTATGTAAAGTTTGGGCTCAGTCCGTTTGGCACCTGGCGCCCCGGTTATCCTTCCATTGTGGAAGGGTTCGATCAGTACAATCAATTGTATGCTGACGCGCGCTTATGGTTGAACGAAGGCTGGGTAGATTATTTTACGCCACAATTGTACTGGAAGATCAACAGCCCCACAGTAAGCTATCCGGTATTATTAGGCTGGTGGGCCGGTGAAAATAAAAAAGACCGGCATTTATGGCCCGGCATGAATGTAGGCCGTGATACCACGCAGGCCAATGCTACCGAGGTTATGAACCAGATCATGATCACGCGTGGCATGTTGCCAAAAAGCAGTGGTGAAGTGCATTGGAGCATTAGCTCGCTCACAAAAGATTCCAGCCTGGCAAAGGCCATTGTGGAAGGCCCTTACAAAAAACAGGCGCTGGTGCCCGCCACTCCCTGGCTGGATGCCACCCCGCCTGATTCACCACAGGTAACTTCTTCTATAGAAGGCGACTCACTAAAAATCAGCTGGACACACCCCAATGAACCCGATGTGTTTCATTATGTAGTGTATTACCAGTATGCCGGCAAATGGAATTACACCATCCTCAACAGACACGATAGAATGTTTACGCTGGCAAAAAGTAAGTTAACGGGAGTTGGAGTAACTGCAGTTGACCGTGTAGGTAACGAGAGCCAGTTGGTAAGTTTAAAGTTTTAA
- the treS gene encoding maltose alpha-D-glucosyltransferase: MEPTKQAFNEKLHWYKDAIIYELHIKAFCDSNGDGIGDFGGLMQKLDYLQELGVNAIWLLPFYPSPLRDDGYDIADYYNINQSYGNITQLKTLLHEAHQRNLKIITELVINHTSDQHPWFQRARSAPKGSPERDYYVWTDDPSQYKDVRIIFQDFEASNWTWDPLAEQYYWHRFFHHQPDLNYDNPLVQQEVFNMIDFWCNMGVDGFRLDAVPYLYEREGTNGENLPETHAFLKRLRAHVDAKFPGTVLLAEANMWPEDSASYFGDGDECHMNYHFPVMPRMFMALQMEDRYPITDIFDQTPAIPPTCQWAIFLRNHDELTLEMVTDEERDYMYKVYAKDPKARINLGIRHRLAPLMENNREKIELLNTLLFALPGTPVIYYGDEIGMGDNYYLGDRDGVRTPMQWSPDRNAGFSHANPHQLYLPLILDPEYHYESVNVEMQRRNTSSLFWFMKRMINMRKKHKAFGRGDLTFLNVDNPKVLAFLRKYEDETLLIVVNLSKFAQVAEVPLEGYKGFALIELMSRNKFPAIGKAETYFFTLAPHTCLWFSLEKAHPDFDEKKSIPLIQINEFKDIVNKDYQAELENDILPAYLKQSRWFTGRARAIHNVEIIQQGNVPSSPEASLLLVEVTYESGLPELYRLIVTFVQNAVAKKLTDSFPHSVIAHMHVKGQEGILCDALYVTTFQQWLFKNLLQNQTMVFKENIQIKFYNNGALSTYVAQHDDIKPKIFEGNRYQIAITYDNSFFLTIYRRVDYYINPDAEITHFLSEYAKFKYVPPFLGAIEWMTDKGTITTGMLQVMIENHGNGYSYMQERVYNYIERILAMKQDSLPSFESKGNLADPVPFEQLSPELKDLLGSRAAEQARLIGMRTGEMHLALASGTHLKDFRPEEFSLHYQRSLYSAMVSLVREVFQNLKRNISRLPGDLQPEAEELLKHRDEVLKVFKKIYDKKLDVLKIRIHGFYNLSQILFTGKDIAIKGYGGDPLRPYSERRLKRSPLIDVATMLRSFHNVVFEGFHANHHILKDNMPKYVPFLRLWAHYMGGFFMKAYLDTVKGSKFVPPDNADFRVMLQTYLLEKSLLELNHSLNDGLHSIIMPMRTIRMIIK, from the coding sequence ATGGAACCTACAAAACAAGCTTTCAACGAAAAATTGCATTGGTATAAAGACGCCATTATTTACGAGCTGCACATCAAAGCGTTTTGTGACAGCAATGGGGATGGCATTGGTGATTTTGGCGGCCTGATGCAAAAATTGGATTATTTGCAGGAATTAGGGGTAAATGCAATCTGGTTACTGCCGTTTTACCCTTCCCCCCTGCGCGACGATGGGTACGATATTGCCGATTATTATAACATTAACCAATCGTATGGGAATATTACCCAGCTAAAAACGCTGTTGCACGAAGCCCACCAGCGCAACCTGAAGATTATTACCGAACTGGTCATCAACCACACCTCCGACCAGCACCCGTGGTTTCAAAGGGCGCGTTCGGCCCCCAAGGGCTCGCCTGAAAGAGATTATTATGTTTGGACAGATGATCCTTCCCAATATAAAGACGTGCGCATCATTTTCCAGGACTTCGAGGCCTCCAACTGGACCTGGGACCCCCTGGCGGAACAATATTACTGGCATCGCTTTTTTCATCACCAGCCCGATCTGAATTACGACAATCCGCTGGTGCAACAGGAAGTGTTCAACATGATCGATTTCTGGTGTAATATGGGGGTGGATGGTTTTCGCCTGGATGCAGTTCCTTATTTGTACGAGCGGGAAGGCACCAATGGGGAGAACCTGCCCGAAACGCATGCCTTCCTGAAACGGTTACGGGCACATGTGGATGCCAAATTTCCCGGCACCGTTTTGCTGGCAGAGGCCAATATGTGGCCGGAAGATTCCGCCTCTTATTTTGGCGATGGCGATGAATGTCACATGAACTATCACTTCCCGGTAATGCCGCGCATGTTTATGGCATTACAAATGGAAGACCGCTACCCCATCACCGATATTTTCGATCAAACGCCCGCCATTCCACCCACCTGTCAGTGGGCCATCTTCCTGCGCAACCATGATGAGCTTACGTTGGAAATGGTTACCGATGAAGAGCGGGACTATATGTATAAAGTGTATGCTAAGGATCCCAAGGCCCGCATTAACCTCGGCATCCGGCACCGGCTGGCGCCTTTAATGGAAAACAACCGCGAAAAAATTGAATTGCTCAACACATTGCTGTTCGCACTGCCCGGCACCCCGGTGATCTATTATGGCGATGAAATTGGCATGGGCGATAACTATTACCTGGGCGATCGCGATGGCGTTCGCACCCCCATGCAATGGTCGCCCGACCGCAATGCAGGGTTCTCGCATGCCAATCCGCACCAACTGTATCTGCCGCTGATCCTTGACCCGGAATACCATTACGAATCGGTGAATGTGGAAATGCAGCGCCGCAATACCTCGTCACTGTTCTGGTTTATGAAACGCATGATAAACATGCGTAAAAAACACAAAGCATTTGGCCGGGGCGATCTTACCTTTCTGAATGTTGACAATCCGAAAGTGCTTGCCTTTTTGCGGAAGTATGAGGATGAAACATTGTTAATTGTAGTAAACCTCTCCAAGTTTGCCCAGGTGGCAGAAGTGCCGCTGGAAGGATATAAAGGTTTTGCCCTGATAGAGCTGATGAGCCGGAATAAGTTTCCGGCCATTGGTAAAGCAGAAACTTATTTCTTTACGCTGGCGCCACATACCTGTCTGTGGTTCTCCCTGGAAAAAGCACATCCGGATTTTGATGAAAAAAAGTCGATCCCGTTAATCCAGATAAACGAGTTTAAAGACATTGTAAATAAAGATTACCAGGCAGAACTGGAGAATGACATTTTACCGGCCTACCTCAAACAATCCAGGTGGTTTACCGGCAGGGCGCGGGCCATCCACAATGTGGAGATCATTCAGCAGGGCAACGTTCCCTCTTCACCTGAAGCGTCGCTGTTATTGGTTGAGGTAACCTACGAAAGCGGGTTACCGGAACTGTACCGGCTAATAGTCACTTTTGTTCAGAATGCAGTGGCTAAAAAACTAACCGACAGTTTTCCGCATTCCGTTATTGCCCATATGCACGTGAAAGGGCAGGAAGGAATTTTATGCGATGCCTTGTATGTTACTACCTTTCAACAATGGCTTTTCAAAAACCTCCTGCAAAATCAAACAATGGTCTTCAAAGAAAATATCCAGATAAAATTCTATAACAATGGCGCCCTGAGTACATACGTAGCCCAGCATGATGACATAAAGCCAAAAATATTTGAGGGTAACCGTTACCAGATCGCCATTACCTATGATAACAGTTTCTTTTTAACTATCTACCGGCGGGTTGACTATTACATCAATCCCGATGCAGAAATAACTCATTTCCTTAGTGAATACGCAAAATTCAAATATGTGCCCCCCTTCCTGGGCGCCATAGAATGGATGACAGACAAAGGTACGATCACCACCGGCATGTTACAAGTGATGATAGAGAACCATGGTAACGGCTACAGCTATATGCAGGAACGCGTTTATAATTATATTGAAAGGATTCTGGCGATGAAACAGGACAGCCTGCCTTCCTTTGAGTCAAAAGGCAATCTTGCCGATCCGGTGCCTTTTGAACAATTATCACCCGAATTAAAGGACCTGCTGGGCAGCCGCGCGGCAGAACAGGCGCGATTGATAGGGATGCGTACCGGCGAAATGCACCTGGCGCTGGCATCGGGCACTCACCTGAAAGATTTCAGACCTGAAGAATTCTCGCTGCATTATCAGCGGTCGTTGTATTCGGCCATGGTATCGCTGGTACGCGAAGTTTTTCAAAACCTGAAAAGAAATATTTCCCGGCTGCCCGGTGACCTGCAGCCCGAAGCGGAAGAATTATTGAAGCACCGCGATGAGGTATTAAAAGTCTTTAAAAAGATCTACGATAAAAAACTGGATGTATTGAAGATCCGCATCCATGGTTTTTATAACCTGAGCCAGATATTATTTACGGGAAAGGATATTGCCATAAAAGGATATGGCGGCGATCCCCTCAGGCCCTACAGCGAAAGAAGATTGAAGCGCTCGCCATTAATTGATGTGGCAACTATGTTACGATCTTTTCATAATGTAGTATTTGAAGGGTTTCATGCAAACCATCATATTCTTAAAGACAATATGCCCAAATACGTTCCATTCCTTCGTTTGTGGGCGCATTATATGGGTGGCTTTTTTATGAAAGCCTATCTTGACACAGTAAAAGGCAGCAAGTTTGTTCCGCCAGACAATGCCGATTTCAGGGTAATGCTGCAAACTTATTTACTGGAAAAATCATTGCTCGAATTGAACCATTCATTGAATGATGGATTGCATTCTATCATTATGCCGATGAGAACGATCAGGATGATTATTAAATAG
- a CDS encoding aldo/keto reductase, with translation MEYRNLGRSGLKVPVLSLGTATFGGTNEFFQRWGETDIQEATRLVDIGLEHGMNFFDTANVYSQGTSEEILGAAIKGRRDQVLLATKASFNMSERPNDKGSSRYHLIKAAEDSLKRLGTDYIDVYFMHAFDAETPVEETLRTLDHLVTSGKVRYIGASNFTAWQLMKSLAVSERNNLEKYVIYQGYYSLIGRDYEQELMPMLQDQGLGLMVWSPLGWGRLTGKMRRNNPLPEGRIKAGGLVKAPPVTDEHLYNVIDVLQQVAGEAGKSVSQVAINWLLHNPTVSNVVIGARNEKQLLENLGATGWSLSPEYILQLDAVSGQVPIYPHWVGKR, from the coding sequence ATGGAATACAGAAATTTAGGCAGGTCGGGATTGAAAGTACCGGTATTGAGTTTGGGCACCGCTACCTTTGGCGGCACCAATGAGTTTTTTCAACGCTGGGGCGAAACAGATATACAAGAGGCAACGCGCCTGGTGGATATTGGTCTTGAACACGGAATGAACTTCTTTGATACCGCAAATGTGTACTCGCAAGGCACCTCCGAAGAAATTTTAGGCGCCGCCATAAAAGGCCGTCGCGATCAGGTGCTCCTCGCTACCAAGGCGTCCTTTAATATGAGTGAAAGGCCCAACGACAAAGGTTCTTCCCGTTATCATCTTATTAAAGCTGCGGAAGATAGTCTGAAACGGTTGGGAACCGATTATATTGACGTATACTTTATGCATGCTTTTGATGCGGAAACCCCCGTTGAGGAAACACTGCGCACGTTAGATCACCTGGTTACCAGTGGAAAAGTAAGATACATTGGCGCCTCCAATTTCACGGCCTGGCAGTTGATGAAATCACTGGCCGTTTCAGAACGGAATAACCTGGAGAAATACGTGATCTACCAGGGCTATTATTCCCTTATTGGGCGCGATTATGAACAGGAATTAATGCCCATGCTGCAAGACCAGGGCCTGGGCCTGATGGTTTGGAGTCCCCTGGGTTGGGGCCGTTTAACCGGTAAGATGAGAAGAAATAATCCGTTACCAGAAGGGCGCATAAAGGCAGGTGGATTGGTAAAAGCGCCGCCTGTGACAGATGAGCATTTGTATAATGTAATAGATGTGCTGCAGCAGGTAGCAGGGGAAGCAGGTAAATCAGTTTCCCAGGTTGCTATCAACTGGTTGCTGCATAATCCTACTGTTTCGAATGTTGTAATTGGCGCCCGCAATGAAAAACAATTGCTGGAAAACCTCGGTGCAACCGGTTGGAGCTTATCTCCCGAATATATTTTGCAATTGGATGCCGTGAGTGGGCAGGTTCCTATTTACCCGCACTGGGTAGGTAAACGCTAA
- a CDS encoding Crp/Fnr family transcriptional regulator produces MSNVLRQQIEEYVSLTDEEFALVLSHFTPKKLKKHQIIIREGEYVHNDYFILSGLMKVCHIDSEGKEHIIQFGMEHCWITDPQAYHNETTATLQVDCLEDCDTLFITLHNREKLCRELQKMDHFFRKQTTANYIAMQRRILCLISSSVKEQYEHLLANYPGLVQRVPKSLIASFLGVSRETLSRLASA; encoded by the coding sequence ATGAGTAACGTGTTACGGCAGCAAATTGAGGAGTATGTATCGTTGACCGATGAAGAGTTTGCATTGGTGTTGTCGCACTTTACTCCTAAAAAATTGAAAAAGCACCAGATCATCATCAGGGAAGGGGAGTATGTGCACAACGACTACTTTATACTCAGCGGGCTGATGAAAGTTTGTCATATAGACTCCGAAGGAAAAGAGCACATCATTCAATTCGGTATGGAGCATTGCTGGATCACCGACCCGCAGGCCTATCACAATGAAACAACGGCCACGCTGCAGGTAGACTGCCTGGAAGATTGTGATACCTTGTTTATTACTTTACACAACCGCGAAAAGCTTTGTCGGGAATTGCAGAAAATGGACCACTTCTTCAGAAAGCAAACAACCGCTAATTATATTGCGATGCAACGCCGCATCTTATGTTTGATCAGCTCTTCCGTTAAAGAACAGTATGAACACCTGCTCGCCAATTATCCCGGTCTTGTTCAACGGGTTCCCAAATCTTTGATCGCTTCTTTCCTGGGCGTTAGCCGCGAAACGCTGAGCCGCCTGGCCAGCGCGTGA
- a CDS encoding DUF2252 domain-containing protein, whose translation MQSIAERIQNFNSNRLPFYTGLKYQAMAKDPFYFYRGTAHLFYEDLASANTLPALPLTWVCGDLHLENFGSYKGDNRLVYFDLNDFDEATLAPATWELARMATSIFVGLNTMSVGAPEAKNMALLFLKSYSLVLSKGRSRYIEPQTAKGIVKSFLLKVAERKQKDLIRERTVRKNGGIGLLFDHKRLFPINDTALTKKLADFVDGWMVNIHHHRFHVIDAGFRIAGTGSLGVKRYGFLLERLHGERKYVLLDMKQAQPSCLQSHFPNQQPTWQSEAARVVAVQERMQNISPALLRPVLFNDESYVIKELQPTADKINFATLENRFDDMADVLENMALLTASAQLRSSGRQGSANADELMAFAREEAWITPILEFARQYADQVKADYNQYLAAYNAGYFGK comes from the coding sequence TTGCAATCAATAGCCGAACGTATACAAAACTTTAACAGTAATCGCCTGCCATTTTATACAGGCCTGAAGTACCAGGCCATGGCCAAAGACCCGTTTTACTTTTACCGGGGCACCGCCCATCTGTTTTATGAAGACCTTGCCAGTGCCAATACCCTGCCAGCTCTGCCGCTGACCTGGGTTTGCGGCGACCTGCACCTGGAGAATTTTGGGAGTTACAAGGGAGATAACCGGTTGGTATACTTCGATCTGAACGATTTTGACGAGGCTACCCTGGCGCCCGCCACCTGGGAGCTGGCCCGGATGGCGACCAGTATTTTTGTAGGGTTGAACACGATGAGCGTGGGCGCCCCGGAAGCCAAAAACATGGCGCTGCTGTTCCTGAAGTCCTATTCTCTGGTGTTGAGTAAGGGCCGGTCGCGGTACATTGAACCGCAAACCGCCAAAGGCATTGTAAAGTCGTTCCTGCTTAAAGTAGCGGAACGCAAACAAAAAGACCTGATAAGGGAACGCACCGTCAGGAAGAACGGCGGCATTGGCCTGCTGTTCGATCACAAACGCCTGTTCCCTATTAATGATACAGCACTTACCAAAAAACTGGCTGATTTCGTAGATGGCTGGATGGTGAATATCCACCATCACCGCTTCCATGTTATAGATGCCGGTTTTCGAATAGCCGGAACCGGCAGTCTGGGTGTTAAACGTTATGGCTTTTTACTGGAACGGTTACACGGCGAACGGAAATACGTGTTGCTGGATATGAAACAGGCGCAACCTTCCTGCCTGCAATCGCATTTTCCCAATCAACAGCCAACCTGGCAATCGGAGGCGGCCCGGGTGGTGGCGGTGCAGGAACGGATGCAAAATATTTCCCCGGCACTATTGCGGCCGGTGCTTTTCAACGATGAATCGTATGTGATAAAGGAATTGCAACCCACCGCCGATAAAATAAATTTCGCTACCCTGGAAAACAGGTTCGATGATATGGCGGATGTGCTGGAAAATATGGCCCTGCTTACGGCTTCGGCCCAGCTAAGAAGCTCGGGCCGGCAGGGTTCGGCCAATGCAGATGAACTGATGGCCTTTGCCCGTGAGGAAGCCTGGATCACTCCTATCCTGGAATTCGCCAGACAGTATGCCGACCAGGTAAAAGCCGATTATAACCAATACCTGGCGGCTTATAACGCGGGTTATTTTGGGAAATAG
- a CDS encoding ATP-binding protein, with amino-acid sequence MNENTIESLREALRHSPNNNPLRLLLADTLLGLNRLEEAEAEYTQILKSSRRDTKATIGLAKVFYKKGNFSACNVILEEFIESGHQDVEALTWYAKGLLKENSIARAIETYKKVLSIDPNFFDEELDSHLRVKGGRPEPADAEEEEAYDSRFLQKPAINFSDVGGMDAVKKEIELKIIKPLMHPELYKAYGKKIGGGILLYGPPGCGKTFLAKATAGQVNAKFISVGLNDILDMWIGNSEKNLHEIFELARYNTPCILFIDEIDALGASRSDMKQSAGRHLINQFLQELDGIDTSNEGMLIIGATNTPWNLDPAFRRPGRFDRIVFVPPPDETTRESILQLKLKNKPTDSIDYGQLAKKTEHYSGADIDAIIDIAIELKLESSFTDGIPKPIETKDLLNAVKKHKASTQEWFMTAKNFAMFANDSGLYDDILSYLKLKK; translated from the coding sequence ATGAACGAGAATACTATTGAAAGTTTGCGGGAAGCGTTGCGGCATTCGCCCAACAATAACCCGCTGAGGTTGTTGCTGGCCGATACCTTGCTGGGACTGAACCGGCTGGAAGAAGCAGAAGCAGAGTACACCCAGATCCTGAAATCATCACGTCGCGATACAAAAGCCACCATTGGGCTGGCAAAGGTTTTCTATAAAAAGGGGAATTTTTCCGCCTGTAATGTGATCCTGGAAGAATTTATTGAAAGCGGGCACCAGGACGTAGAGGCGCTTACCTGGTATGCTAAAGGATTGCTAAAAGAAAATTCCATTGCCCGCGCTATTGAAACCTATAAAAAAGTATTGTCCATCGATCCCAATTTCTTCGATGAGGAACTGGACAGTCATTTACGGGTAAAGGGCGGCCGCCCCGAGCCGGCAGATGCAGAAGAAGAAGAGGCTTATGACAGCCGCTTTTTGCAAAAACCGGCCATCAATTTCAGTGATGTGGGCGGCATGGATGCCGTGAAAAAAGAGATAGAGCTGAAGATCATAAAGCCATTGATGCATCCTGAGCTGTATAAAGCTTATGGCAAAAAGATCGGTGGTGGTATTTTATTATATGGCCCGCCCGGATGTGGAAAGACCTTCCTGGCAAAAGCTACGGCCGGACAGGTAAATGCCAAATTCATCAGTGTAGGGCTGAACGATATTCTTGACATGTGGATCGGTAACAGTGAAAAAAACCTGCATGAGATCTTTGAACTGGCCCGGTACAATACGCCCTGTATTTTATTCATTGACGAAATTGATGCCCTGGGCGCCAGCAGAAGCGATATGAAACAATCTGCCGGCCGCCATCTCATCAACCAGTTTTTGCAGGAGCTGGACGGCATCGATACCAGCAACGAAGGAATGTTGATTATTGGCGCTACCAATACCCCCTGGAACCTGGATCCTGCCTTCAGAAGACCCGGCCGTTTCGACCGCATTGTGTTTGTGCCGCCGCCAGACGAAACAACCCGGGAATCGATCTTACAGTTGAAACTTAAAAATAAACCAACCGATTCCATCGACTATGGGCAATTGGCCAAAAAGACCGAGCACTATTCCGGCGCCGATATTGATGCCATCATTGACATAGCCATAGAATTAAAACTGGAATCATCTTTCACCGACGGTATTCCCAAGCCTATTGAAACAAAGGACCTGCTGAACGCCGTTAAAAAACATAAAGCAAGTACCCAGGAATGGTTCATGACCGCAAAGAACTTTGCCATGTTTGCCAATGATTCAGGTTTATATGATGATATCCTATCCTATTTAAAATTAAAAAAGTGA
- a CDS encoding 3-keto-disaccharide hydrolase codes for MSKLTYSLTIACCLLTFVGSAQKQSKGWISLFDGKSLTDWKVGENAGTFTVDSGMIIAHGNTAHLFYNGNVANHDFKNFDFKAEVMTRPGSNSGIYFHTAYQESGWPSKGYEVQVNNTHTDWRRTGGLYAVQDVKEQLVKDNVWFTEEIIVQGKKVTIKVNGKTSVEYTEPDNVQRPNDMKGRVLSNGTFALQGHDPNSKVYFKNIQVKILD; via the coding sequence ATGAGCAAACTAACATATAGCCTCACAATTGCCTGTTGTCTTCTGACCTTCGTCGGCTCTGCACAAAAGCAGTCAAAAGGATGGATCTCCCTGTTTGATGGCAAATCGCTTACCGACTGGAAAGTAGGGGAGAATGCCGGTACTTTTACGGTTGACAGTGGCATGATCATCGCACACGGAAATACGGCCCACCTCTTTTATAATGGAAATGTAGCGAACCACGATTTTAAGAATTTCGATTTCAAAGCTGAAGTAATGACCAGGCCCGGCTCCAACTCCGGTATTTATTTTCATACTGCCTACCAGGAATCAGGCTGGCCTTCGAAAGGCTATGAAGTGCAGGTAAATAACACCCATACCGATTGGCGCAGAACCGGAGGCCTGTATGCTGTTCAGGATGTGAAAGAACAATTGGTAAAGGATAATGTATGGTTCACTGAGGAGATCATTGTGCAGGGAAAGAAAGTGACCATAAAAGTAAATGGTAAAACCTCCGTTGAATATACCGAGCCTGATAATGTACAACGCCCCAACGATATGAAGGGACGGGTACTCAGCAACGGCACCTTTGCATTACAGGGCCATGACCCCAACAGTAAAGTTTATTTTAAGAACATCCAGGTAAAAATATTAGACTAA
- a CDS encoding tetratricopeptide repeat protein, with protein MTEHSLSKVGILIQQRKYDAAEKILRQLLAQEPTNIQYLALLSELNLAQDKIEESASIIEDAIGLAPDTAHLFFIKSRIDIQKDKYDDGEKSIQQAISLDPYTADYFAWFANIKLARKQYEESLRLANKALEIDPEDLLALNVRSTVLIKLNRKEESFATIEGALRNDPNNAYTHANYGWGLLEKGDHKKALKHFKEALKNDPNFEYAQRGMIEALKASNPVYRAFLKYSFWMGNMAAKYQWGILLGLWLGNQALNKLAEVNPGLQPFLFPIIILLCIFAFSTWVMKPISNLFLRFNPYGKFLLNKQEKMSSNFVAVALVVLLAGLAMYISSAQEKYLVVAAYGFAMMVFCGMMFFPSKYNSIMLYTIAMALLGLVAIWMAFTNNPATGEVLNWFIAGFIIFQFAVNFLAIRRNNR; from the coding sequence ATGACGGAGCACAGTCTATCGAAGGTTGGTATTCTTATTCAACAAAGAAAGTACGACGCAGCAGAAAAGATCCTGAGACAACTACTGGCGCAGGAGCCCACCAATATACAATACCTGGCGTTATTGTCGGAACTGAACCTGGCGCAGGACAAGATAGAAGAATCGGCCAGTATTATTGAGGATGCTATTGGCCTGGCGCCTGATACTGCGCATTTGTTCTTTATTAAATCGCGCATCGATATTCAGAAAGATAAATATGACGATGGGGAGAAAAGCATTCAACAGGCGATTTCCCTCGATCCCTATACGGCAGACTATTTTGCCTGGTTCGCGAATATAAAACTGGCGCGCAAGCAATATGAGGAATCGTTACGCCTGGCCAATAAGGCATTGGAAATTGATCCGGAAGACCTGCTGGCGCTGAACGTAAGAAGCACGGTATTAATAAAGCTGAACCGAAAGGAAGAATCGTTTGCCACTATTGAGGGGGCCTTGAGAAATGATCCCAATAACGCCTATACCCATGCCAATTACGGCTGGGGTTTGCTGGAAAAAGGCGATCATAAAAAAGCATTGAAGCACTTTAAGGAAGCTCTGAAGAACGATCCCAATTTTGAATATGCGCAACGAGGCATGATAGAAGCCCTCAAGGCAAGCAATCCGGTATACCGGGCGTTCCTGAAATATTCATTCTGGATGGGTAATATGGCCGCAAAATACCAATGGGGTATTCTGCTGGGACTTTGGCTGGGCAACCAGGCATTGAACAAACTGGCCGAGGTCAATCCGGGATTACAGCCATTTCTTTTTCCAATTATAATACTGCTTTGCATTTTTGCTTTTTCAACCTGGGTTATGAAACCCATCAGCAATTTGTTTCTGCGGTTTAACCCTTACGGCAAATTCCTGTTGAACAAACAGGAAAAAATGAGCTCCAATTTTGTAGCCGTAGCCCTGGTTGTTTTACTGGCGGGGTTGGCCATGTATATATCTTCTGCCCAGGAAAAATATCTGGTAGTGGCAGCCTATGGTTTTGCAATGATGGTTTTTTGCGGGATGATGTTTTTCCCGTCAAAGTACAACTCCATCATGCTCTATACCATTGCCATGGCCCTGCTGGGGTTGGTTGCCATTTGGATGGCCTTTACCAATAATCCCGCAACCGGCGAAGTGTTGAACTGGTTTATAGCCGGGTTTATTATCTTTCAGTTTGCGGTAAACTTCCTGGCGATAAGAAGGAACAACAGATAA